CCGCTACACCGCGTTGCTGTGGTCGATCCTGCTCGGCCTCGTCATCTTCGGCGACGTCCCCGACGTGCCGATGATCGTCGGCGCCGCTATCATCATCGGCTCCGGCCTCTACGCGCTCTATCGCGAGCGTGTCGTCGGTCGGCGGCAGCCTGCCGCCGAAAGCGCTGGACCCGACATGGCGCCGGACGGCATATAGGCCGGATGGACCGAAGCGTCGCGGGCATCATCCTTGCGGGAGGCCAGTCGCGCCGGATGGGCGGCGGCGACAAGCCCCTGCTTTCGCTGGGCAAAGTCAGGTTGATCGACCATGTCGCCACCCGTCTTAAATCGCAGGTCGGTACGCTTGCGCTCAATGCCAATGGCGATCCGGCGCGGTTTGCCGGCACGGGTCTGCCGGTGCTTGCCGACACGGTGCCGGGTTATGCCGGCCCCCTGGCCGGCATTCTGACCGGCCTGGAATGGGCGGCAACGAACGCGGCTTGCCGGGCGCTGATCGGCGCCGCCGGCGACACGCCGTTCTTCCCCGGCGATCTCGTCGAACGACTGACTGCTGCCGCCCGCGAACGCCCAGGTGCGATAGCGGTCGCCAGTTCCGACGGCAGATGGCATCCGACTTTCGCGCTCTGGCCGCTTGGCCTCGCCGATGCCCTGCGCCATTTCCTGGTCGACGAGGACAACCGCCGGGTTTCCGCCTTCATGGAGCGGCACGGTTTTGTCGAGGTGGAGTTTCCGATGATCGAGGCAGAAGGCCGACGGATCGATCCGTTCTTCAACATCAACACCCCGGACGATCTTGCGAAGGCCGAAAGTCTGTTGCAAAGCCTCCAACCATGAGACGCGTATTCGGCATCACCGGGTGGAAGAATTCCGGCAAGACGACACTGACCGAGAAGCTGGTCGCCGAACTGGTGCACCGTGGCTGGACCGTCTCGACGGTGAAGCACGCCCATCATGACTTCGACATCGACAAGCCTGATACGGACTCCTTCCGCCACCGCCAGGCCGGTGCCATGGAGGTCGCAATCGTCTCCGGCCGGCGCTGGGCGCTGATGCACGAGCTGCGCGATGAGGACGAGCCGAAGCTGGACGAAATCCTGGCGCGGCTGGCGCCTTGCGACATCGTGCTCGTCGAAGGCTACAAGCGCGAGGCGCACAAGAAGATCGAGGCGAGACGGCTCGAGGCGAAGGACCGGACGCCGCTTGCGGCCGGCGATCCGAACATCGTCGCCATCGCAGCGGATTTCAAAGTCGAAGGCGAGAGCCTGCCGGTTTTCGACCTCGACGACACGAAATCGATAGCCGACTTCATCGAGCGCGTGACTGGCCTCGTCACAAAAGGCGAGTAACGCAACGGCACGCGGTGATTGTCGTTTGCTGTTGATTTGCAGTTGCTTTTTTCTTGGAAAGAGTGGGAGTATCCCGCGCAGCGGGCGGTCAAG
The window above is part of the Mesorhizobium sp. WSM4904 genome. Proteins encoded here:
- the mobA gene encoding molybdenum cofactor guanylyltransferase MobA, with protein sequence MDRSVAGIILAGGQSRRMGGGDKPLLSLGKVRLIDHVATRLKSQVGTLALNANGDPARFAGTGLPVLADTVPGYAGPLAGILTGLEWAATNAACRALIGAAGDTPFFPGDLVERLTAAARERPGAIAVASSDGRWHPTFALWPLGLADALRHFLVDEDNRRVSAFMERHGFVEVEFPMIEAEGRRIDPFFNINTPDDLAKAESLLQSLQP
- the mobB gene encoding molybdopterin-guanine dinucleotide biosynthesis protein B, which codes for MRRVFGITGWKNSGKTTLTEKLVAELVHRGWTVSTVKHAHHDFDIDKPDTDSFRHRQAGAMEVAIVSGRRWALMHELRDEDEPKLDEILARLAPCDIVLVEGYKREAHKKIEARRLEAKDRTPLAAGDPNIVAIAADFKVEGESLPVFDLDDTKSIADFIERVTGLVTKGE